TGCTATCGGCGCTGTTTCCCGAGCTGGCCGAGACCCATGGCGTCATCGAGTCGCCCCTGGTCGCCGCGGCGTCGATGCAGGCAGCCCTTGGGTTGCCAGACAGCCAGGGCAGGCTGTGGGTCAAGGCCGACCACAGCCTGCCGGTGGCAGGCTCCATCAAGGCACGCGGCGGCATCCACGAGGTGCTGGAGTTTGCCGAGAACCTGGCGCTGCGCCATGGCCTGCTTGGCCCTGGCCGCAACGGGCCGGAGCATTACCTGGCTTTGGGGGAGCCGGCGGTGCGCGCCTTGTTCGGGCGCTACCAGGTGGCGGTGGGTTCCACCGGCAACCTTGGCCTGAGCATTGGCGTGATGGCCTCGGCGCTAGGTTTTCGCGCGGCCGTGCATATGTCGTCGGATGCAAAGGCATGGAAGAAGGCGCGGCTGCGCAACCGTGGCGTGGAAGTCGTGGAGCATGCTGGCGACTACGAGGACGCCGTCGCCGCCGGCCGCCGCCAGGCGCAGCAGGACGAGTTCACCTACTTCGTGGACGACGAGCGCTCGCTGTCGCTGCTGCTCGGCTACAGCGCCGCGGCGCTGCACCTGCGCCAGCAACTCGCCGCGCAGGCGATCCCCGTCGATGCCGACCACCCGCTCTTCGTCTACCTGCCTTGCGGCGTGGGCGGCGCGCCGGCCGGCATCACCTTCGGCATGCGGCAACTGTTTGGGCCGCACGTGCACTGTGTGTTTGCCGAGCCGACCCAGTCGCCCTGCTTCCTGGTGCAGATGATGGCAGGCACAGGCAATCCGTCCGTCTATGACTTCGGCCTGAGCAACCGCACGCAGGCCGACGGGCTAGCCGTGCCGCGGGCTTCGGAGCTGGCCGCAGCCGTCATGCGCCCGCTGCTGTCCGGCGTGTTCACGGTGGCCGACGATACCCTGTTCGAACACCTGGCCATGGCATGGCACACGCAAGGGCTGCGCATCGAGCCCTCTGCCGCGGCCGGCTTCAGCGGGCCGCGCCTGCTGTGCGAGAGCGCGGCGGGGCGCGACTACCTGGCCCGGCACCAGCTCGAAGCCACGATGCCGCAAGCCACGCATCTGGTGTGGACCACCGGCGGGCTGTTCGTGCCGCCAGCGGAGTACCAAGGCTTTCTGGACAAGGCGGCCGCGCTCGCCGCCTGAGCCGCTAACCGCCAGCATCCATTCCCCCATCGTCGCACGCAGGAGAGTCAGCATGAAACCCGTCCATACCTTCAAGCTTGCATGCCTGGCCGCCTGTTGCCTGGCGGTGCCCGCCGGCAGCGCGCTGGCCCAGGCCTACCCCACGCACCCGATCCAGATGGTGATCCCCTTCCCGCCCGGCGGCGCCACCGATGTGATCGGCCGGCTGCTGGCCAAGAAGCTCGGCGACCACCTGGGCCAGACCGTGGTGATCGACAACCGGCCGGGCGCCGGCACCATCGTAGGCGCCGGGCTGGTGGCCAAGGCAGCGCCGGATGGCTACACGCTGCTGGTCAGCTCGGGCACCACATTCACGGTCAATCCGGCCATCCATCCCAAGCTGCCCTACGACCCGCTCAAGAGCTTCGAGCCGATCGGGCTGACCGGGCGCACCGGCCTGATCCTGCTGGCCAACCGCGATGTGCCGGTCAACAACCTCAAGCAGCTCGCGGCAGCGGTGAAGGCGACACCCGGAAAATTCTCCTACGGCTCGTTCGGCACGGGTACCACCGCGCAGTTCGCCGGCGAGATGCTGCTGAACGATCTTGGCATCAAGATGCTGCACGTGCCCTATCGCGGCAGCTCGCCGGCCATGACCGACCTGATCGGCGGCCAGATCCCGTTCTCGGTGGATACCGTCTCGGCCGCCGTGCCGCAGATCCGCGCCGGCAAGGTCAAGGCCATTGCGGTCACCACCGCCAAGCGCTCATCCCTGCTGCCCGACGTGCCCACCGTGGCGGAAAGCGGGTACCCGGGTACCGATATGGATACCTGGCTGGCCGTAGTGGCGCCGCGCGGCCTGGCGCCCGAGGTGAAGGCGAAGCTGGAAAAGGCGCTGGCCGAGACCATGGCCGACCCGGATACGCGCAAGAAGTTGCTGGACAATGGCTTCGAGCCGTCCTACGGCACGGGCGCGGAGGTGACCGCGCTGATCACCAAGGAACTGCCGCGCATGCGCGCCATTGCGCAGCGTGCCAATATCACCGCGGACTGAGCGCACGCAGATGGCCCGTGGCGGGCTTGGTTTGACAGCGCCCGCCTCCAGCCCACATCATCGCAAGCACCGCCGCCCCCGAGGCGGCGCCATGCCCTCCAGAACGATCCGAGACAGCCCAAGACAGCCCGATATATGACGCTCCCCGATTCCACTTCCGCCACCCTGCAGCTTGACGCCTGCGCCGTGGTCGGCCAGCCCGCAGCCGCCATGGACACGCCGGCGCTGATGCTCGACCTCGATGCCTTCGAGCGCAACCTGGCGCAGATGCAGCAGGCCGCCGACCGCGCCGGGGTGCAACTGCGCCCGCATGCCAAGGCGCACAAATGCCCGGAGATAGCGCTGGCGCAGATCGCGCGCGGCGCGGCCGGCATCTGCTGCCAGAAGGTCAGCGAGGCGCTGCCGTTCGTGCAGGCGGGGGTCAGGGACATCCATATCAGCAACGAGATCGCCGGGGCGG
The Cupriavidus basilensis DNA segment above includes these coding regions:
- a CDS encoding Bug family tripartite tricarboxylate transporter substrate binding protein, which produces MKPVHTFKLACLAACCLAVPAGSALAQAYPTHPIQMVIPFPPGGATDVIGRLLAKKLGDHLGQTVVIDNRPGAGTIVGAGLVAKAAPDGYTLLVSSGTTFTVNPAIHPKLPYDPLKSFEPIGLTGRTGLILLANRDVPVNNLKQLAAAVKATPGKFSYGSFGTGTTAQFAGEMLLNDLGIKMLHVPYRGSSPAMTDLIGGQIPFSVDTVSAAVPQIRAGKVKAIAVTTAKRSSLLPDVPTVAESGYPGTDMDTWLAVVAPRGLAPEVKAKLEKALAETMADPDTRKKLLDNGFEPSYGTGAEVTALITKELPRMRAIAQRANITAD
- a CDS encoding D-serine ammonia-lyase; protein product: MNQPLATNPLTATSTDNAAALRASLAAATPLLWCNPARAATPPPVQAAGGHSISLADVEAAQARFARFAPLLSALFPELAETHGVIESPLVAAASMQAALGLPDSQGRLWVKADHSLPVAGSIKARGGIHEVLEFAENLALRHGLLGPGRNGPEHYLALGEPAVRALFGRYQVAVGSTGNLGLSIGVMASALGFRAAVHMSSDAKAWKKARLRNRGVEVVEHAGDYEDAVAAGRRQAQQDEFTYFVDDERSLSLLLGYSAAALHLRQQLAAQAIPVDADHPLFVYLPCGVGGAPAGITFGMRQLFGPHVHCVFAEPTQSPCFLVQMMAGTGNPSVYDFGLSNRTQADGLAVPRASELAAAVMRPLLSGVFTVADDTLFEHLAMAWHTQGLRIEPSAAAGFSGPRLLCESAAGRDYLARHQLEATMPQATHLVWTTGGLFVPPAEYQGFLDKAAALAA